One genomic window of Cannabis sativa cultivar Pink pepper isolate KNU-18-1 chromosome 2, ASM2916894v1, whole genome shotgun sequence includes the following:
- the LOC133034526 gene encoding uncharacterized protein LOC133034526, whose translation MTGISPHVITHVLNVNPDMPPIQQKRHPLDPVKADALEKEVDKLLTNRLIRDVYYSEWLANPVLVPKPNGTWWVCIDFTDLNKAYPKDCFPLPRIDQMVDATSGFKLLSFMDAYSEYNQIKMHIVDKEMLRSSPEVWNETQPKEMHFRSQVREIFGIHRQPKGIEENPEKIQALLNMPSPKKHKDVQSLTGKNARRHLEKLKEHMAKPPILSKSVHREDLLLYLAVFENAVSVALVREEDKVQHPVYYVSKRMIGAEIRYRLIEKLVFCLLMASRKVRPYFQAHPIKVPTNHPLRQVLQKPEASGRLLKWAMELSQFDIHYVPRISIKGHALADFITECNEAEASSSVPVPRTPAWKVFVDGASNENRSSAGIAMISLDGLRLQVALHFSFPASNNEAEYEALIPSLKLAKAVGAAKVEIFSDSQLVVNQVSGEYQTHGEKMAAYVAIVRELLHEFT comes from the exons atgaccggcataagcccgCATGTGATTACCCATGTCCTAAATGTTAACCCAGACATGCCGCCAATACAACAGAAGCGGCATCCCCTTGATCCGGTAAAAGCGGACGCCCTGGAAAAGGAAGTAGACAAGCTACTGACTAACCGCCTAATCCGGGATGTGTACTACTCGGAATGGCTGGCTAATCCGGTATTGGTGCCAAAGCCGAATGGGACATGGTGGGTatgtatagacttcactgacctcaacaaggcctacccaaaagactGCTTCCCTTTACCtcggatcgaccagatggtagatgccacctCTGGGTTCAAGCTACTGTCTTTCATGGACGCCTACTCCGAATACAACCAGATTAAGATGCACATTGTAGAtaaaga AATGCTTCGAAGTAGTCCGGAGGTATGGAATGAAACTCAgcccaaagaaatgcactttAGGAGTCAAGTCAGGGAAATTTTTGGGATTCATCGTCAACCAAAGGGGATAGAGGAAAACCCTGAAAAAATTCAAGCTTTATTAAACATGCCTTCCCCCAAGAAGCACAAAGATGTGCaaagcttgaccggaaag aatgcgaggaggcatttaGAAAAATTGAAAGAGCACATGGCTAAACCGCCAATTCTATCAAAGTCGGTTCACAGAGAAGACTTGTTATTGTACTTAGCCGTCTTCGAGAACGCTGTCAGTGtagccctagtccgggaagaggACAAAGTCCAACATCCTGTGTACTACgttagcaagcgcatgataggggctgaGATACGGTATCGGTTGATTGAGAAGTTAgttttctgcctcctgatggcttCAAGAAAGGTGAGACCCTACTTCCAAGCTCACCCCATCAAGGTACCAACAAACCACCCGCTTCGACAAGTCTTGCAGAAGCCGGAAGCGTCaggaaggctcctcaaatgggccaTGGAATTGAGCCAGTTTGATATACACTACGTACCACGCATTTCCATAAAAGGACATGCCTTAGCAGACTTCATAACAGAGTGTAATGAAGCAGAAGCCAGTTCAAGCGTGCCAGTACCGCGAACCCCAGCGTGGAAAGTGTTCGTTGACGGGGCATCAAACGAAAACAGATCCAGTGCTGGAATAGCAATGATATCGCTAGACGGACTCCGGCTCCAGGTGGCCCTACATTTTTCATTCCCAGCCTCTAACAACGAAgctgaatatgaagccctgattCCAAGTTTAAAGTTAGCAAAAGCCGTGGGGGCCGCCAAGGTAGAAATCTTCAGTGATTCGCAGCTGGTGGTTAATCAAGTCTCGGGAGAATATCAAACGCATGGAGAGAAAATGGCAGCGTACGTAGCTATTGTTCGAGAACTGCTCCATGAGTTCACGTAA